In one Erythrobacteraceae bacterium WH01K genomic region, the following are encoded:
- a CDS encoding methyltransferase domain-containing protein encodes MTDKNDWQGRVGASWADEYERTDRSFSVLTDRLLGLASSGGFSRALDIGCGAGELSLALGRGHPSAVIRGIDISERLIEAARRRGSRRGNVGFEIADAARWKPVTLDAAPDLLVSRHGVMFFEDPAGAFSHLRSIAAPSARFVFSCFRNRDENNWATEVSSLLPGSPAASPDGPGPFALANREKTAGLLEQAGWEDVRLEPFDFPYIAGGGDNPVEDAVSYFLSIGPAARAAADLTPEARAGFTDDLRHLLGKHRDGGLVMLKAAAWLVSATAPERP; translated from the coding sequence TTGACCGACAAGAACGACTGGCAGGGAAGGGTCGGCGCGAGCTGGGCTGACGAGTACGAACGCACGGACAGGAGCTTTTCCGTGCTGACCGACCGCTTGCTCGGTCTTGCGAGTTCCGGCGGATTTTCCCGCGCACTCGACATCGGTTGCGGCGCAGGTGAGCTGTCGCTTGCCCTTGGCCGCGGTCACCCTTCCGCTGTCATCCGCGGCATCGACATCAGCGAACGCTTGATTGAAGCGGCACGCCGCCGCGGATCGCGGCGCGGCAATGTGGGGTTCGAAATTGCCGATGCTGCCAGGTGGAAGCCCGTGACCCTCGACGCCGCTCCGGACCTGCTCGTGTCCCGTCACGGGGTCATGTTTTTCGAAGATCCGGCAGGGGCCTTCTCGCACCTTCGCTCTATCGCGGCGCCATCCGCAAGGTTCGTTTTCAGCTGTTTCAGAAACCGTGACGAGAACAATTGGGCTACCGAGGTTTCGTCGCTGCTACCCGGCTCCCCCGCTGCTTCGCCGGACGGCCCAGGGCCCTTCGCCTTGGCGAACCGCGAGAAAACTGCGGGCCTGCTCGAACAGGCAGGCTGGGAAGATGTCAGGCTGGAGCCTTTCGATTTTCCCTACATAGCGGGCGGCGGCGACAACCCGGTAGAGGACGCTGTCAGCTATTTCCTTTCGATCGGTCCCGCTGCGCGTGCGGCCGCCGACCTCACTCCCGAGGCGCGGGCAGGCTTCACCGACGATCTTCGTCACCTGCTTGGAAAGCACCGCGATGGTGGCCTCGTCATGCTGAAAGCGGCAGCTTGGCTCGTATCAGCTACGGCCCCTGAAAGGCCCTAG